The Oncorhynchus nerka isolate Pitt River linkage group LG9a, Oner_Uvic_2.0, whole genome shotgun sequence genome has a segment encoding these proteins:
- the LOC115134711 gene encoding carbohydrate sulfotransferase 1-like isoform X2: protein MECSWKTVLLLVCASLGVQYTAIRTLRDSLSGPCHGGVYHCQNRQPKDSRWRAMCEDNTLPMETSAMVSRRHILLFATTRSGSSFTGQLFNQHPAIFYAFEPLYHVQQAFTNSSGRLRRALDRRALLGAYRDLLLNLYTCDLRFLENYIRPEPQDHVTGSFFRRSSSRALCSPPVCPEGGEGASASGSQPDETWCPKKCGALNLTLASIACLSRGHVAIKTVRVPEVGDLRTLTEDPRLDLRIVHLVRDPRAILASRMMAFSEQFRAWKIWNATGRQPHYVDLAQITSTCRDMADSAETMLQRPAWLHGRYLLVRYEDLALNPKEKAQEIYRFVGLEMDESVHSWIAHNTNNSAPPTSEWNYKYSTTRDSKATAESWRLRLGFDIVRTLQTLCNDTLSLLGYRVVHSVADLRNMSNSLVEPRPFQTLV from the exons ATGGAGTGCTCCTGGAAGACAGTGCTGCTGCTGGTGTGTGCCTCTCTGGGGGTCCAGTATACAGCCATCCGCACCCTAAGAGACTCCCTGTCCGGGCCCTGCCACGGTGGCGTCTACCACTGTCAAAACCGACAGCCCAAAG ACTCCAGGTGGAGAGCTATGTGTGAGGACAACACGTTGCCCATGGAAACATCAGCCATGGTCTCCCGGCGCCACATCCTCCTGTTCGCCACCACCCGCAGCGGCTCCTCCTTCACTGGTCAGCTCTTCAACCAGCATCCGGCCATCTTCTACGCGTTCGAGCCCCTCTACCACGTCCAGCAGGCCTTCACCAACTCCAGCGGCAGACTGCGTCGGGCCCTGGACCGCCGGGCCCTGCTGGGGGCCTACCGGGACCTCCTCCTCAACCTCTACACCTGTGACCTACGCTTCCTGGAGAACTACATCCGTCCTGAGCCCCAGGACCACGTCACTGGGTCTTTCTTCCGCCGGAGCTCCAGCCGAGCTCTCTGCTCCCCCCCTGTGTGCCCCGAGGGTGGTGAGGGGGCCTCGGCCTCTGGGAGTCAGCCTGATGAGACCTGGTGCCCCAAGAAGTGCGGGGCGCTGAACCTCACCCTGGCCTCCATCGCGTGTCTTTCACGGGGCCACGTGGCCATCAAGACGGTGCGTGTCCCTGAGGTGGGGGACCTGCGCACCTTGACCGAGGACCCGCGGCTAGACCTAAGGATCGTTCACCTGGTGCGCGACCCCAGAGCCATCCTGGCCTCGCGCATGATGGCATTCTCTGAGCAGTTTCGTGCCTGGAAGATCTGGAATGCTACAGGTAGGCAGCCGCACTACGTAGACCTAGCTCAGATCACCAGCACCTGCAGGGACATGGCAGACTCAGCAGAGACAATGCTGCAGAGGCCGGCGTGGCTGCATGGACGCTACCTCTTGGTGCGCTACGAGGACCTGGCCCTCAACCCCAAGGAGAAGGCTCAGGAGATCTACAGGTTTGTGGGGTTGGAGATGGATGAAAGCGTGCATTCGTGGATCGCACATAACACCAACAACAGCGCGCCTCCTACATCCGAGTGGAACTATAAGTATTCCACCACCAGAGACTCCAAAGCCACAGCAGAGAGCTGGAGACTGAGACTAGGGTTTGATATAGTGAGGACTTTGCAGACTCTGTGCAATGATACACTCTCTCTTCTAGGCTACAGGGTGGTCCACTCTGTGGCTGATCTGAGAAACATGTCTAATAGTCTGGTGGAGCCCAGGCCTTTTCAGACTCTCGTATAA
- the LOC115134711 gene encoding carbohydrate sulfotransferase 1-like isoform X1 yields MREGCKAGGGRRMECSWKTVLLLVCASLGVQYTAIRTLRDSLSGPCHGGVYHCQNRQPKDSRWRAMCEDNTLPMETSAMVSRRHILLFATTRSGSSFTGQLFNQHPAIFYAFEPLYHVQQAFTNSSGRLRRALDRRALLGAYRDLLLNLYTCDLRFLENYIRPEPQDHVTGSFFRRSSSRALCSPPVCPEGGEGASASGSQPDETWCPKKCGALNLTLASIACLSRGHVAIKTVRVPEVGDLRTLTEDPRLDLRIVHLVRDPRAILASRMMAFSEQFRAWKIWNATGRQPHYVDLAQITSTCRDMADSAETMLQRPAWLHGRYLLVRYEDLALNPKEKAQEIYRFVGLEMDESVHSWIAHNTNNSAPPTSEWNYKYSTTRDSKATAESWRLRLGFDIVRTLQTLCNDTLSLLGYRVVHSVADLRNMSNSLVEPRPFQTLV; encoded by the exons ATG CGTGAAGGATGTAAGGCCGGAGGAGGACGCAGGATGGAGTGCTCCTGGAAGACAGTGCTGCTGCTGGTGTGTGCCTCTCTGGGGGTCCAGTATACAGCCATCCGCACCCTAAGAGACTCCCTGTCCGGGCCCTGCCACGGTGGCGTCTACCACTGTCAAAACCGACAGCCCAAAG ACTCCAGGTGGAGAGCTATGTGTGAGGACAACACGTTGCCCATGGAAACATCAGCCATGGTCTCCCGGCGCCACATCCTCCTGTTCGCCACCACCCGCAGCGGCTCCTCCTTCACTGGTCAGCTCTTCAACCAGCATCCGGCCATCTTCTACGCGTTCGAGCCCCTCTACCACGTCCAGCAGGCCTTCACCAACTCCAGCGGCAGACTGCGTCGGGCCCTGGACCGCCGGGCCCTGCTGGGGGCCTACCGGGACCTCCTCCTCAACCTCTACACCTGTGACCTACGCTTCCTGGAGAACTACATCCGTCCTGAGCCCCAGGACCACGTCACTGGGTCTTTCTTCCGCCGGAGCTCCAGCCGAGCTCTCTGCTCCCCCCCTGTGTGCCCCGAGGGTGGTGAGGGGGCCTCGGCCTCTGGGAGTCAGCCTGATGAGACCTGGTGCCCCAAGAAGTGCGGGGCGCTGAACCTCACCCTGGCCTCCATCGCGTGTCTTTCACGGGGCCACGTGGCCATCAAGACGGTGCGTGTCCCTGAGGTGGGGGACCTGCGCACCTTGACCGAGGACCCGCGGCTAGACCTAAGGATCGTTCACCTGGTGCGCGACCCCAGAGCCATCCTGGCCTCGCGCATGATGGCATTCTCTGAGCAGTTTCGTGCCTGGAAGATCTGGAATGCTACAGGTAGGCAGCCGCACTACGTAGACCTAGCTCAGATCACCAGCACCTGCAGGGACATGGCAGACTCAGCAGAGACAATGCTGCAGAGGCCGGCGTGGCTGCATGGACGCTACCTCTTGGTGCGCTACGAGGACCTGGCCCTCAACCCCAAGGAGAAGGCTCAGGAGATCTACAGGTTTGTGGGGTTGGAGATGGATGAAAGCGTGCATTCGTGGATCGCACATAACACCAACAACAGCGCGCCTCCTACATCCGAGTGGAACTATAAGTATTCCACCACCAGAGACTCCAAAGCCACAGCAGAGAGCTGGAGACTGAGACTAGGGTTTGATATAGTGAGGACTTTGCAGACTCTGTGCAATGATACACTCTCTCTTCTAGGCTACAGGGTGGTCCACTCTGTGGCTGATCTGAGAAACATGTCTAATAGTCTGGTGGAGCCCAGGCCTTTTCAGACTCTCGTATAA